From the genome of Methylocystis bryophila, one region includes:
- a CDS encoding exodeoxyribonuclease VII small subunit — translation MNALPDPATLPFEKAMQELEEIVAALEKSTVSLDESVKLFERGEALKRRCDALLNEAEARIEKITFGADGKPSGLAPLDPE, via the coding sequence TTGAACGCTCTTCCCGATCCCGCCACCCTGCCTTTCGAGAAAGCCATGCAGGAATTGGAGGAGATCGTCGCGGCGCTCGAAAAGTCGACCGTTTCGCTCGACGAGTCTGTGAAGCTCTTCGAGCGCGGCGAAGCGCTGAAGCGGCGCTGCGACGCTTTGCTCAACGAGGCGGAGGCGCGCATCGAGAAGATCACGTTTGGCGCGGACGGCAAGCCATCGGGCCTTGCGCCGCTCGATCCGGAGTGA
- a CDS encoding type II toxin-antitoxin system VapC family toxin, with translation MKYLLDTNIISDLIKNPRGRAAEHIGRVGEVNVCTSMVVAAELRYGCVKAGSTRLAEAVEKLLAEIDLLPFEVPADAEYGRLRARLEQQGKTIGSNDLLIAAHALAIDATIVTANVSEFSRVEGLRVENWLC, from the coding sequence CTGAAATATCTCTTAGACACCAACATCATCTCCGACCTGATAAAAAATCCTCGGGGCCGTGCCGCGGAGCACATCGGGCGCGTCGGCGAGGTCAACGTCTGCACGAGCATGGTCGTGGCCGCCGAGCTTCGCTACGGATGCGTGAAAGCGGGCTCGACGCGTCTTGCGGAAGCCGTCGAAAAGCTTCTAGCCGAGATTGACCTTCTTCCATTTGAAGTCCCGGCCGACGCGGAATATGGGCGTCTTCGCGCGCGCCTTGAGCAGCAAGGGAAGACGATCGGCTCGAACGATCTCTTGATTGCCGCGCACGCTCTGGCCATAGACGCCACGATCGTCACGGCCAATGTCAGCGAGTTCTCGCGGGTGGAAGGATTGAGGGTCGAAAACTGGCTCTGTTAA
- the recA gene encoding recombinase RecA: protein MSKAANLRLVEGTSVDKTKALDAALSQIERAFGKGSIMRLGKNQKPVEIETVSTGSLGLDIALGVGGLPRGRIVEIYGPESSGKTTLTLHVIAEAQKAGGVCAFVDAEHALDPIYAKKLGVQLDELLISQPDTGEQALEITDTLVRSGAVDVLVIDSVAALTPRAEIEGEMGEVQPGLQARLMSQALRKLTASISRSNTLVIFINQIRMKIGVMYGSPETTTGGNALKFYASVRLDIRRIGAIKDRDEAVGNQTRVKVVKNKVAPPFKQVEFDIMYGEGISKVGELVDLGVKAGVVEKSGAWFSYDSQRLGQGRENAKNYLKQNPAAAAKIEEAIRANAGVVADKILEDGGAEEGEG from the coding sequence GGGCTCGATCATGCGGCTCGGCAAGAACCAGAAGCCAGTGGAGATCGAGACCGTCTCCACAGGCTCGCTGGGGCTCGACATCGCGCTCGGCGTCGGCGGCCTGCCGCGCGGGCGCATCGTCGAGATCTATGGGCCCGAGTCCTCCGGCAAGACGACGCTGACGCTGCATGTGATCGCCGAGGCGCAGAAGGCCGGCGGCGTCTGCGCCTTTGTCGACGCCGAGCATGCGCTCGATCCCATCTACGCCAAGAAGCTCGGGGTGCAGCTCGACGAGTTGCTGATCTCGCAGCCCGACACAGGAGAGCAGGCGCTGGAGATCACCGACACGCTGGTGCGCTCGGGGGCGGTCGACGTGCTGGTCATCGATTCGGTCGCGGCGCTGACGCCGCGCGCGGAGATCGAGGGGGAGATGGGCGAGGTGCAGCCGGGCCTGCAGGCGCGGCTGATGAGCCAGGCTTTGCGCAAGCTCACCGCCTCGATCTCGCGCTCGAACACGCTCGTGATTTTCATCAATCAGATCCGCATGAAAATCGGCGTGATGTATGGCTCGCCGGAGACGACGACGGGCGGCAACGCGCTGAAGTTTTACGCCTCGGTGCGGCTCGACATTCGCCGGATCGGGGCGATCAAGGACCGCGACGAGGCGGTGGGCAATCAGACGCGCGTGAAGGTCGTCAAGAACAAGGTGGCGCCGCCGTTCAAGCAGGTCGAGTTCGACATCATGTATGGCGAAGGGATCTCCAAGGTCGGGGAGCTCGTGGATCTCGGCGTGAAGGCCGGCGTCGTGGAGAAGTCGGGCGCGTGGTTTTCCTACGACAGCCAGCGGCTAGGGCAGGGGCGCGAGAACGCCAAGAACTACCTCAAGCAAAACCCGGCGGCGGCCGCCAAAATCGAGGAGGCGATCCGCGCCAACGCCGGCGTCGTCGCCGACAAAATTCTCGAGGACGGGGGCGCCGAGGAAGGCGAGGGCTAA
- a CDS encoding antitoxin, with protein MEARRVRLFRNGRNQAVRIPVEFELPGDEALLLREGDRLVLLPTRKRGLLGLLATMEPLDEDFPEIEDRPPAPERMF; from the coding sequence ATGGAAGCGAGGCGCGTGAGGCTGTTCAGAAACGGACGCAATCAAGCCGTGCGGATTCCTGTCGAATTCGAGTTGCCCGGCGATGAGGCGCTCTTGCTGCGCGAAGGCGATCGTCTCGTGCTTTTGCCGACGCGTAAGCGCGGTCTCTTGGGCCTGCTCGCGACGATGGAGCCTCTCGACGAGGACTTTCCCGAGATTGAGGATCGACCGCCAGCGCCGGAGCGAATGTTCTGA
- a CDS encoding cupin domain-containing protein — protein MIMNRQNAQHYNWGTHCDGWVLLPRSDLMIIEERMPPGAAEIRHFHRVARQFFYVLSGTLHMELEGETQAVPAGGSMEIPPLQRHQARNDSREDVRFLVVSSPTTRGDRVDCE, from the coding sequence ATGATCATGAACAGGCAAAATGCGCAGCACTACAATTGGGGAACCCATTGCGACGGATGGGTGTTGCTCCCGCGCTCAGATCTTATGATTATTGAGGAGCGCATGCCTCCCGGCGCTGCCGAGATCCGTCACTTTCATCGGGTCGCCCGACAGTTTTTCTATGTTCTGTCAGGCACGCTCCATATGGAGCTGGAGGGAGAGACGCAGGCGGTCCCAGCAGGAGGGAGCATGGAAATCCCCCCTTTGCAGCGCCATCAGGCCCGAAACGATTCCCGTGAGGACGTGCGTTTCCTTGTCGTTTCCAGTCCTACCACTCGGGGGGATCGCGTCGACTGCGAATGA